The proteins below come from a single Jaculus jaculus isolate mJacJac1 chromosome X, mJacJac1.mat.Y.cur, whole genome shotgun sequence genomic window:
- the LOC101597091 gene encoding LOW QUALITY PROTEIN: poly(A) RNA polymerase GLD2-like (The sequence of the model RefSeq protein was modified relative to this genomic sequence to represent the inferred CDS: deleted 1 base in 1 codon), which produces MFPNSILGRPPFTPNHHQHSFFALSPTLYSHQQLIDAQFNFQNADLSRAVSLQQLTYGNVSPIQTSASPLFRGRKRLSDEQNLPLDGKRQRFHSPHQEPTLINQIVPLPGERRYSMPPLFHAHYVPDIVRCVPPFRELSLLEPREITLPEAKDKLSQQILELFEACRQQVSDLKKKELCRAQLQTETQLLFPQSRLFLVGSSLNGFGTRSSDGDLCLVLKEEPVNQKTEARHILTLVHKHFCTRLSGYIERPQLIRAKVPIVKFRDKVSCVEFDLNVNNTVGIRNTFLLRTYAYLENRVRPLVLVIKKWASHHDINDASRGTLSSYSFVLMVLHYLQTLPEPILPSLQKIYPESFSTAIQLHLVHKAPCNVPPYLSKNESSLGDLLLGFLKYYATEFDWNSQMISVREAKVIPRPDGIEWRNKYICVEGNATKTTSNILLFSYY; this is translated from the exons ATGTTCCCAAACTCAATTTTGGGTCGTCCACCCTTCACCCCGAACCATCATCAGCATAGTTTCTTTGCCCTGTCACCAACTCTTTACTCACACCAGCAACTTATAGATGCACAGTTCAACTTTCAAAATGCAGACTTATCTAGAGCTGTGTCCTTACAGCAGCTGACATACGGAAATGTCAGTCCAATACAGACCTCAGCATCTCCATTATTTCGAGGAAGAAAGAGACTAAGCGATGAACAAAACCTTCCTCTTGATGGCAAACGGCAGCGTTTCCATTCACCCCATCAAGAGCCAACT TTAATTAACCAGATAGTGCCTTTACCAGGGGAACGAAGATACTCAATGCCACCATTGTTTCATGCGCACTATGTACCTGATATAGTCAGATGTGTTCCACCTTTTCGAGAACTATCACTCTTAGAACCTAGAGAAATCACACTGCCTGAGGCCAAAGATAAGCTGAGTCAGCAGATCCTGGAGCTGTTTGAGGCGTGTCGGCAGCAAGTGAGTGACCTGAAGAAGAAGGAGCTCTGTAGAGCGCAGCTGCAGACGGAAACCCAGCTGCTCTTCCCGCAAAGCAGACTTTTTTTGGTTGGGTCTTCTTTAAATGGATTTGGTACCCGGAGCAGTGATGGTGACCTATGCCTCGTTCTTAAAGAAGAGCCGGTCAATCAGAAGACTGAAGCACGTCATATACTCACCTTAGTCCATAAACACTTCTGTACTAGACTTTCTGGCTACATTGAGAGACCTCAACTGATTCGTGCAAAAGTGCCAATTGTGAAGTTCAGGGATAAAGTCAGTTGTGTGGAATTCGACTTGAATGTAAACAATACTGTTGGAATAAGAAACACATTCCTTCTCAGAACTTACGCATACCTTGAAAATCGAGTTCGTCCATTAGTGCTGGTGATAAAGAAGTGGGCAAGTCACCATGATATCAATGATGCCAGTCGTGGCACATTAAGCAGCTATAGTTTTGTATTGATGGTTTTGCACTATTTACAAACCCTACCAGAAcccatccttccatccctccaAAAAATTTACCCAGAATCTTTTAGCACTGCAATACAGCTTCATCTTGTACATAAAGCTCCATGTAATGTTCCTCCTTACCTCTCAAAGAATGAATCAAGTCTTGGGGATCTCTTACTGGGCTTTCTGAAATACTATGCTACAGAATTTGACTGGAACAGTCAGATGATTTCAGTTCGTGAAGCCAAAGTCATCCCAAGGCCTGATGGTATTGAATGGAGAAACAAATATATCTGTGTAGAAGGTAATGCTACCAAGACTACTTCTAACATCTTGTTATTCAGTTATTATTAG